The Streptomyces kanamyceticus DNA segment CCCCAGGCGAGGCTGCCCGGCGTCGCGTCAGGGATCTCCGACGCGGTCAGGGCGACCTCGTCGAGCGGCCTGAGCAGCGAGCGCAGGGCGAGCAGTTCACGGCCGTCGTCACAGGTGGCGAGGTCCCTCGCGGCGCCCGCCTGCCGGATCCAGCGCAGCCGCCGGGGCAGCCAGAGGACGAGGACGAGCGCGACGGGTACGACGAAGAGGGCGACGGCGCCGACGGCCACCGCGCTCCTGACGGCCACCGGGTCCATCGCGTCGACGGCACCCGCCACGCGTCGCAGCGCGGTGTCGGCGCGCCCGCCGATCAGGGGCAGCGGCCTGCTGTGCTCCTTGAGGGCGCGGGGGAGTGCGAGCAGACAGGCCAGCCGGTACGCGATGACCGCGGCGGTGGCCCACAGCGCGGTCCACAGGAGCACACCGGCGTCACCGGCGAGCTGATGGGTCCGCCTGGCGGAGTTCTGGGCATACCACATGGTCCGATTTGACCCCCGGTGCGGCCCCGTGCCGGTCAGCCGCGCCGTACGTACGCCCGTTGTGGCGATGCCCGGCCAAAGCGGAGCAGTGCCGCAAATCACCAAATCCAGGACGTTGGTCCGGTGAAACGGGCCGAAAGACCTTGGATGATGGAAGACATGCGCAACCTGCCCGTCGCCCAGGCGATCCGCCAGGCGACGGCAACGGCCGGTCGCCTCGCGGGGCGCTGGGCGCAGGCGCCGCGCGCGCTCGACGTGCTCACGGCCCTGAGCGCGTTCGCCCTGATGAGCCTGGACGTGCCGGGCCTCGCCGAGGCGGACAACTCGCTGAACGGGCCGCTCGCCGCCCTGGCCCTCGCGGTCGGCGCGGCCTCGCTGCTCATGCGGCGCGGGGCGCCCTGGCTGACGTACCTCGTCTCGCTGTTCTTCCTCGGCTGGCTGCACGAGCTGACGCTCGCGCAGTTCGCGCTCTACTCCCTGGGCCGCTACCGGGGCCGTCGCGCGGGGGCGCTCGGCGTCATCGGGTACGTGGCGTTCGCCTACGTGATGTTCAACCAGCCCGGCTGGCCCGCGCACCGCGGGGACACGCTCAGCTCGTTCCTCAGCCTGGTCGTCCCGATCGGCGTGCTCGCGGCGGGCGTGGGCGTCGCGGCGAACCGGCGGGACCTGGTGCACGCGCTTGAGGCGCAGCGCGCGGAGACCGACACGCTGCACGCCGTCCAGCAGGAGCGCGCCCGCATCGCGCGCGACGTGCACGACTTCGTCGGGCGCGAACTGACGCTGCTCAGCGTGCGCTCGCAGGTCCTCGCGCGCCGGGCCGCGGACGGGCCCTTCGAGGACGGCTTCGAGGAACTCTCGGAGACGGCGCGCAGCGCGCACCGCATGCTCAACGAGATCATCGTGCAGCGCGGCTGCGACGGCAGCCCCACGCCCGGGCTCGACGCGCTCCCCGACCTCGCCGAGCGCAGCGGCCGGGCGGGCAGCCCCGTGGAACTCCTGATCGACGGCGCGGCCCACCGCCTCTCACCGCTGCGCCAGGCCGCGGTGCACCGCGTGGTCCAGGAGTGCCTGACCAACGCCGCCAAGCACGCACCCGGCCAGCCCGTCTCCGTCCGCGTGGAGGTCTCGGGCGGCCACCTGGCCATCACGGTCCGCAACGCCCTGCCCGCGACGGCCCCCACGTCCACACCGGTCTCCGCGGGCACGGGCACGACGGGCATGGCGGAGCGGATCCGCGCGGTGGGCGGAATGTTCTCGGCGGGCGCACGCGCGGGCACGTACGAGGTATGGGCCCGCCTACCGGCAGGCGAACTGACCTGACGCACCCCCCCCGGGCCGAGGTCGGGCCCCGTAGGGGCGCGGGGAACTGCGCGCCCAGCCACGACGAACCCGCAGACGCACGGGGAACGGCGCGATCTCCTGAACGTCCGGGCCGGGACGGCTGGGCCAGGGGCGCGGGGAACTGCGCGCCCAGCCACAACGAACCCGCAGAAGCCCCACGACAGCCCCATGCCAGCCAAGCCAGCGCAGCGCCTACGCCGCGGACATCACCCGCTCCAACCCATCAAAGTCCTCAACACACTTCCCGCACCCCATCGCCACGCTGTCCAGCGGATCCTCGGCCACGAACACGGGGATCCCGGTGGCGGAGGCCAGCCGCAGGTCCAGCCCCGGAAGCAACGCACCCCCGCCCGTCAGGACGATCCCGTGCTCCATGATGTCGCCGGACAGCTCCGGCGGGCACTCCTCCAGGGTCGTCTTCACGGCCGCGATGATCTGCTCGACGGGCTCGTCGAGCGCGGTCCGCACCTCACGTGCCGTCAGGTCGAGCGTCTTCGGCAGCCCGCCCACCTTCTCCCGGCCCCGCACGGTGAACGTCCGCATCTCCAGGGCGTCCTCGCCCGGCACCGGCCACGCCGACCCGATGCCGACCTTGATGTCCTCGGCGGTGCGCTCGCCGATGAGCAGCGCGTGCTCCTTGCGGACGAAGTCGGTGATGGCCGCGTCGAGCCGGTCGCCGCCCACCCGCAGCGACTGGGCCGTGACGATGCCACCCAGGGAGATCACCGCGACCTCCGTCGTGCCGCCGCCGATGTCGACGACCATCGACCCGCGGGGCTCGGCGACGGGCAGGCCCGCGCCGATCGCCGCCGCCATCGGCTCCTCGACCAGGTGCACGGCCCGCGCCCCGGCCCGCTGCGAGGCGTGCACGATCGCGCGCCGCTCGACGGGCGTGACGCCGCTCGGTACGCAGACGACCATGCGCGTACGGGGGCGGCGGCCAGGCACGGCCTTGCGCACGAAGTGCCGGATCAGCTCCTCGGCGGCTTCGTAGTCACTGATCACGCCGTCGCGCAGCGGGCGGATGGCGGTGATGGACCCGGGCGTCCGCCCGATGGTCTCCTTGGCCTCCGCCCCCACGGCGAGCACCCCGCTCTTGCCGCCCTTGTCCGCCCGTACGGCGACCACCGACGGCTCGTTGAGCACGATCCCCTTGCCGCGCACATAGAGGAGGGTGTTCGCAGTGCCGAGGTCGATACCTATGTCCATGATCGCCAAGTTTGCCCGGTGGCCTCCCGAAGCGGAGGGACCAAGGTCCCGAAACGGGCGGGGCGAAGGTCCCGACGAAGGTCCCGGACCGCGAGGGGGCGGTCCGAGCCGCGAGTGTCGGTGCCGCTCCGTAGACTGGCGTACGTGAGTGACCTCCCCCCGCGCGACGACGACCGCAATCCGACCGACCCCACCGACGACGCCGACTCCGCCGACGCCTTCGAGGACATCGTCGAAGCCGAGACGGACCGAGACCCCGACCTCGCGGTGATCGAGGCGGGCAGCCGCACCCTGCGCACCCAGGCGGGTCCGCCGCAGGGCGACATCCCCGCGCGCCCCACCGACCCGGAGGTGGACAGGGCGCTGCGCGAGGTCGAGGCGGAGCTCGCGGACCGCTGGGGCGAGACGAAGCTGGAGCCGTCCGTCAGCCGCATCGCCGCGCTGATGGACGTGCTCGGCGAGCCCCAGCGCGCGTACCCCTCGATCCACATCACGGGGACGAACGGCAAGACGTCCACGGCCCGCATGATCGAGGCGCTGTTCGCCGCCTTCGACCTGCGCACCGGCCGTTACACCTCGCCCCACGTCCAGTCGATCACCGAGCGCATCAGCCTGGACGGCGCCCCCATCGAGGCCGAGCGCTTCGTGGAGACGTACAACGACATCAAGCCGTACGTGGAGATGGTCGACTCCCAGCAGGAGTACCGCCTCTCCTTCTTCGAGGTGCTCACGGGCATGGCGTACGCGGCCTTCGCGGACGCCCCCGTGGACGTGGCCGTCGTCGAGGTCGGCATGGGCGGCAGCTGGGACGCGACGAACGTGATCGACGGCTCGGTCGCCGTCGTCACCCCCATCGACCTGGACCACACGGACCGCCTGGGCTCCACGCCCGGCGAGATCGCCACCGAGAAGTCCGGCATCATCAAGCCGGACGCGACGGTGATCATGGCCCAGCAGCCGGTGGACGCCGCGCAGGTGCTCCTGAAGAAGGCCGTCGAGGTCGACGCGACGGTCGCCCGCGAGGGCCTCGAGTTCGGCGTGGTGGCCCGTCAGGTCGCGGTCGGCGGCCAGCTCCTGACGCTGCGCGGCCTCGGCGGGGAGTACGAAGAGGTCTTCCTGCCGCTGCACGGCGAGCACATGGCGCACAACGCGGCGGTGGCGCTCGCCGCGGTCGAGGCGTTCTTCGGCATCGGCTCGCAGCACGCGCGGCCGCTGGACATCGAGACCATCCGCAAGGCGTTCGCCACGGTCACCTCGCCGGGCCGCCTGGAGGTCGTGCGCCGCTCGCCGACCATCGTCCTGGACGCCGCGCACAACCCCGCGGGCGCCCGCGCCACCGCCGCCGCGATCAGCGAGGTCTTCGACTTCAGCAACCTGATCGGCGTGGTCGGCGCGAGCGAGGGCAAGGACATGAAGGGGCTGCTCGAAGCCTTCGAGCCGATCTTCGCCGAGGTCGTCATCACGCAGAACACCAGCCACCGCGCGATGGACGCGGACACGCTGGCCGCGCTCGCCGTCGAGGTCTTCGGCGACGACCGCGTCCAGGTCGAGCCGCGCCTGCCGGACGCCCTGGAGGCGGCGATCACCCTCGCCGAGGAAGAGGGCGAGTACGCGGGCGGCGGCGTCCTGGTCACCGGCTCCGTCATCACGGTCGGCGAGGCCCGACTGCTCCTGGGGAGGGGCTGACACCTGTGCGTACGCTCTGCGCTTCGACGCTGATCGGCGAGTTCTTCATCATCGGCTTCGCCGGTCTGGTCGCCATGAAGGACCCGGACCTGACCATGGGCACGGTCTGGACGGTCAGCGGCATCGCGATGCTCCTGTGCGTGCTGCTGTGCGGCGTGATCACCCGGCCCGGCGGGGTACAGCTCGGCTGGGCCCTGCAGATCGCGCTGATCGCGAGCGGGTTCGTGGTGCCGACGATGTTCTTCATGGGGGCGGTGTTCGCCGCCCTGTGGTGGGCGTCGGTGCACTTCGGGCGCAAGATCGACGAGGCGAAGGCCAGGTTCGCCGCACAGGCTGCGGAGACTGCTTGACGCCGCGGTTCCGGCTGGTCGGCACGGGGGGGCTGTGCCCACCCTTCCCCAAGCTCTCGACTCCGCTCGAGCAGGGGAGGCCCCACACGCCCCGCGGAACATCTGCCCACAGCAGGTCGGTATCGTGCGGCCCATCCCTCGTGATCTCGTAAAGATCTTAAGAACACCTCTTGGAGCCGCACATGAGCCAGCGCACCCTCGTTCTCCTCAAGCCCGACGCCGTTCGTCGTGGTCTGGTCGGCGAGATCATCGGCCGGATCGAGCGCAAGGCGGGCTGGACGATCTCCGCGCTGGAGCTGCGTTCGCTGGACCAGGACACCCTGGAGCAGCACTACGGCGAGCACAAGGGCAAGCCTTTCTACGAGCCGCTGGTCGCCTTCATGTCGTCCGGCCCCGTCGTCGCCCTCGTCGTCGAGGGCGAGCGGGTCATCGAGGGCGTGCGCGCGCTCGCCGGTCCGACCGATCCGATCGCCGCGGCGCCCGGTTCGATCCGCGGTGACTTCGGCTCCATCGTCCGGGAGAACCTGATCCACGCCTCGGACTCCGAGGAGTCCGCCGAGCGCGAGCTCAAGATCTTCTTCCCGGGTGTCGCGTAACCAGCTCGTATCGTCCACTGACACCGCGTCAGCGGCGCGCCGCCTCGACCAGGGACGGCCGGAGGAATTCGGCCGTCCTTTGGCATATGCACCCCAATTGGGGGAACCCGTGCCTCTGATGGCACGTCTCCAAGGGCGGGGCGGTACATCATCTGCTGACAATGGCGAAGACCCTCGCGCCGTCTTCGCGCGGCCGAGACTACGATGGAAGCCTCCACCGCCACACAGCACCCACCTCGCCTACCTAAAAAGCCCTTACACGCTCCACTAGGGAAGGCCAGACGCATCCTCATGGGGAACAACATGTCGTTCATCGGCCGTGACATGGCTGTCGACCTCGGGACCGCCAACACGCTGGTGTACGTCAGGGGTCGGGGGATCGTACTCAACGAGCCGTCCGTCGTCGCGATCAACACCAACACCGGTGGCATTCTCGCGGTCGGCGCCGAAGCGAAGAAGATGATCGGGCGCACGCCCGGCAACATCGTCGCGGTGCGCCCGCTGAAGGACGGCGTCATCGCCGACTTCGAGATCACCGAGCGCATGCTCCGCTACTTCATCCTGAAGATCCACAAGCGGCGCTACCTCGCCCGCCCGCGCGTCGTCGTCTGTGTGCCCTCGGGCATCACGGGAGTCGAGCGCCGCGCCGTCATCGAGGCCTCCTCGCAGGCCGGCGCGCGCCAGGTGCACATCATCGAGGAGCCCATGGCCGCGGCCATCGGTTCCGGCCTGCCGGTCCACGAGGCCACGGGCAACATGGTGGTGGACATCGGCGGCGGCACCACCGAGGTCGCGGTCATCTCGCTCGGCGGAATCGTCACGGCACAGTCGATCCGCGTCGCGGGCGACGAGCTGGACAACGCGATCATCCAGCACATCAAGAAGGAGTACTCCCTCCTCCTCGGCGAACGCACGGCCGAGCAGATCAAGATCACCATTGGTTCGGCGTACGACATGGACGCCGACGAGCACACCGAGATCCGCGGCCGGGACCTGGTCTCCGGGCTGCCCAAGACCGTCGTCATCTCCGCCGCCGAGGTCCGCAAGGCCATCGAGGAGCCGGTCAACGCCATCGTCGACGCGGTCAAGACGACCCTCGACAAGTGCCCGCCCGAGCTCTCCGGTGACGTCATGGACCGCGGCATCGTTCTCACCGGGGGCGGCGCTCTGCTGCGCGGCCTCGACGAGCGACTGCGCCGGGAGACGGGCATGCCGATCCACATCGCCGAGGACCCGCTGGACAGCGTGGCGCTCGGCTCGGGCAAGTGCGTCGAGGAGTTCGAGGCGTTGCAGCAGGTGCTCGACGCCCAGCCGCGCAGATGATCACGCGCGGATGACCTGACGCGAACACCCTTGACAGGGGTCCGCCGTACGAGTGCCTGCCACCTCGTGCGGCGGATCGTTGATATATAGGCAAGGCAGAGGGATTCCCCAGACCCCCCGTGGGACGCGCAGATCTCACGGAATCCGATTGAGGAAGGCACGCCGCCGCACGTGAGGGACACACGAGAGAGCCGGCTGCTCCTGGTGCTGCTGGTAGCCATCGCGTTCGCATTGATCACGGTGGACATCCGCGGCGGCGAGGACTCACCGGTCGACGGTGCCCGCCAGGCCGCCGCCACCGTCTTCGGCCCGGTCGAGGAGGGTGTCTCCTCCGCCGTCGACCCGGTCGGCAACGCGATCGGCGCGGTCCGTGACTCCGGCGAGCGCCACAACCGCATCGCCGAACTGGAGCGCCAGAACGCCGCGTTGAAGGCGAAGCTCGGCAGCGACGACCGCAACCGCAGCCGCGTGCGGCAGCTCGACAGCATGCTGAAGAAGGCGGGCGCCGGACAGTACGGCATCAAGGGCGCGGAGGTCATCGGCATAGGAGCGGCCCAGGGCTTCTCCTGGACCGTCACCATCGACGCCGGCGCCAACGACGGACTCAAGCGTGACATGACCGTACTGAACGGCGAGGGCCTCGTCGGCCGCGTCACCACGGTCGGCCCCGACACCGCGACCGTCCTGCTCGCCAACGACCCCGACTTCACCGTCGGCACCCGCATGGAGAAGACCGACGAGCTCGGCTTCGCCACCGGACAGGGCGACCGCCCGCTCTCCGTCCAGCTGCTCAACGGCAAGGCCAAGGTCAAGAAGGGCGACCGCTTCGTCACCTTCGGCTCGCAGAAGGACAAGCCGTTCGTGCCCGGCGTACCGGTCGGCGAGGTCGTCCGCGTCGACCCCTCCGGCGGCGACCTCACCCGCAACGTCTACGTGAAGCCGTACGTCGGGTTCACCAAGCTCGACATCGTCGGCGTCGTCGTCCAGGCACCCCGCGAGGACCCGCGGGACACGGTCCTGCCGCCCAAGCCCGCGAAGCCCAAGCCGACCCCGACGGTCACGGTCACGGCCACCCCGCCGGGCAAGCCCGAGGGCGAAGCCGCCGACAACGGCAACGAGCAGTAGGAGACCGGACCCATGCGCTTCAACCGAATCCTGCTCGCCACCACCCTGGTCGTCGTCGCCCTGGTCATCCAGGTCACCGTCCTCGCCCGGCTCCAGCTGCCCGGCGCGGTCCCGGACCTGGTGCTGCTCACCGTCCTCGGCCTCGCCCTGGTCTACGGCCACGTCGGCGGCGCCCTGGTCGGCTTCGGCGCCGGACTGCTCTGCGACCTGGCACCACCGGCCGACCACGCGGCGGGGCGGTACGCGCTCGTGCTCTGCGTCATCGGCTATCTCGCGGGCCTCGCCAAGCCCGAGACCGGACGGCTGCGCTCCGCGAGCGGCCCGCTCGTCGTGGTCGTCGGCGCCGCCATCGGATCGACGCTGCTGTACGCGGGCGTGGGCGCCCTCGTCGGCGACACCGCGGCGCGCCACGTGGGCCTGGGCGGGCTGCTCTTCACCGCCGCGCTCTACGACCTGCTGCTCGCGCCGTTCACGGTGCCGCTGATCATCGCCCTGGCCCGGCGCGCGGAGAACGACCCACTGGGCGAGGGCTCCCCGGCCAACAAGGCCGCCGACGTCTCCGCGGGATGGCTCTCGTCCGGCACCGGACTGCGCATCGGCAACCAGCGCGGCGGCCTGCGGGCCAAGGCGGCCAAGGCACGCGTCGCACGCGCCGGACGCATCAAGGGGGTCAAGCGCCTGTGAGGTCGCAGCACTTCGCCGACCGCACCGCCGACCGCACCGGGGGACCGGCCACGGCCCACACCAGGGGAGGGGAGAAGTGACCAACATTCCGGAGACCGGCCGGACCCCACGGGTCCAGATCCGTCTCGTCGTCATCCAGATCCTCGTCGTATCCCTCCTGCTCACCCTCGGCGGCCGCCTCTGGTACCTCCAGATCCGCAACGGCGACGAGTACGCCAAGGAAGCCTCCGGCAACCACGTCCAGCAGGTCGTCCAGCCCGCCGTGCGCGGCTCGATCCTGGACGCGCGCGGCGTGCCGATCGCCGACAACCAGACCCGCCTCGTCGTCTCCGCGTCCCGCACGGACCTGATGAAGATGAAGGACGACGGCAAGGCGGTCCTCGCCAAACTCGCCGACGTGCTCGGCATGAGCCCCAAGGACGTCGGCGACAAGGTCCGCCTCTGCGACGCCAAGACCCCGCAGCCCTGCTGGAACGGCTCGCCCTACCAGCCGATCCCGATCACCGACGAGGCGACGCCCAAGCAGGCCCTGCAGATCCGCGAGCGCTCCGAGGACTTCCCCGGCATCACCGCCGAGCCCACCGCGGTGCGCCGCTACGCCGCCCCCGGCAAGTCCAACACCGCGCAGGTCCTCGGCTACCTCTCGCCGGTCACCGACGACGAGATCAACAAGGCCAAGGACAGCGCATCGCCCTACCTCCGCTCCGACCAGGTGGGCCGCTCCGGTCTTGAGCGGACCTACGACAAGCAGCTGCGCGGCAAGGCGGGCGTCACCCGCTACGAGGTGGACAACCTCGGCCGCGTCATCGGCAAGGCCAAGTCCGACAAGGCCGAGCCCGGCGCGAACGTGGTCACGAGCATCGACGCGCGCGTGCAGGCCGTCTCCGAGTACTGGCTCAACGACGCGATGAAGAAGGCCCGCCACGAGTTCGACAAGAACACCGGCGAGAACTACAAGGCCGACGCGGGCGCCGTCGTCGTCATGGAGAACAAGACCGGACGGATCGTCTCCATGGCGTCCAACCCGGCGTACGACCCGAACGCCTGGGTCGGCGGCATCTCCGGCAAGGACTACGCCAAGCTCACCGGCAAGAAGTCGAACTACCCGCTCCTGAACCGCGCGATCCAGGGCCAGGCGGCACCGGGCTCGATCTTCAAGGTCATCCCGACGACCGCCGCGGTCAACGCGGGCTACGGGTTCAACGGCAGCTACCCGTGCCCCAGTTCGTACTCCATCGGCGGCCAGACCTTCAAGAACTTCGAGTCCAAGGGCCACGGCAACATCACCCTCGGCCAGGCCCTGGAAGTCTCCTGCGACACCGTCTTCTACAAGCTCAGCCACGACCAGTGGGCCAAGGACGGCGGCAACAAGCCGAAGAAGGACGCCAAGGACTGGTTCTACAAGACCGCCCACCAGTTCGGCCTCGGCAAGGAGACCGGCGTCGACCTGCCCAACGAGGTCACCGGACGCGTCCCGGACCGCCAGTGGAAGAAGGACTACTGGAAGGCCAACAAGGACGGCTGGTGCAAGCAGGGCAAGAAGAGCGGCGACTACACCGAGCGGATCGCGTACGAGAACTGCCTCGAAGGCATGAAGATGCGTGCCGGTGACTCGGTCAACTACTCGATCGGCCAGGGCGACACCCTCGTCACCCCGATCCAGATGGCCACGATCTACTCGGCCATCGCCAACGGCGGCACGCTCTACAACCCCACCGTCGGCAAGGCGATCATCAGCGCCGACGGCAAGCAGGTCCAGGAGATCGCGCCCAAGTCGCACGGCAAGCTGCCGATGAACGCCGCGCTGCAGAAGGACATAGACGGTGCCCTCGCGGACGTCGCGACGCGCGGCACCGCCGCCTGGCGCTTCGGCGGCTGGCCCCAGGACAAGATCCCGATGCACGCCAAGACCGGTACCGCCGAGGTCTACGGCAAGCAGACCACCTCGTGGTTCGCGACGTACACCAAGGACTACTCGATCATCATGACGATCTCCCAGGGCGGTACGGGTTCCGGCGCCTCTGGACCCGCCGTCCGCAAGATCTACGACGCGATCTACGGCCTGGACGACAGCGGCAAGCAGGACCCGAAGAAGGCCCTCCTGCCCCAGCCGCAGAAGAGCCTGCCGAAGATCGAGACCGACGGCTCCATCGACTCCCCCAAGCTCAAGCCGTACAAGCCCGAGGCCCCCAAGCCCCCGGCCGGACAGCAGGAACTGGCCGGCGCCCCGAACAGCTGGAGGCGGGACTGATGACCGGCAGTGGCTTCTCCGTCTCCGGGTACGGACCCGAACGCTCCAGCATGTCGCGGCTCTTCGCCCGCGACTCGATGGTGCGCAGGCTCGACTGGCCCATGCTGCTCGCCGCCCTCGCGCTCTCCGGGATCGGCGCCGCGCTCGTCTACTCCGCGACCCGCAACCGCACCGAGCTGGTCGGCGACGACCCGTACGCCTTCCTGATCAAGCACGTCATCAACGTCGGCATCGGCCTCGCCCTGATGACCGCCACGATCTGGCTCGGCCACCGCACGCTGCGCACCGCCGTGCCGATCCTCTACGGCGTCTCGGTCTTCCTGGTCCTGCTCGTCCTGACCCCGCTCGGCGCGACCATCAACGGCGCCCACGCGTGGATCGTGATCGCGGGCCAATCGCTCCAGCCCTCCGAGTTCTGCAAGATCACGATCATCCTGGGCATGGCGATGCTGCTCGCCGCCCGGGTCGACGCGGGCGACAGGGAACACCCCGACCACCGCACGGTCGTCCAGGCCCTGGGCCTCGCCGCAGTCCCCGTCATGATCGTCATGCTGATGCCCGACCTCGGCTCGGTCATGGTGATGGCGATGATCGTGCTCGGCGTCCTGCTGGCCTCCGGCGCCTCCAACCGCTGGGTCTTCGGCCTGCTCGGCGCGGGCGTCGCCGGTGGCGTCGCCATATGGCAGCTCGGCGTCCTGGACGACTACCAGATCGCCCGCTTCGCCGCCTTCGCCAACCCCGCGCTCGACCCCGCGGGCGTCGGCTACAACACCAACCAGGCCCGCATCGCGATCGGCTCCGGCGGCCTCACCGGCACCGGCCTCACCCACGGCTCCCAGACCACCGGACAGTTCGTCCCCGAGCAGCAGACGGACTTCGTCTTCACGGTCGCGGGCGAGGAGCTCGGCTTCGTCGGCGCGGGCGCCATCCTGCTCCTGCTCGGCGTCGTCCTGTGGCGCGCCTGCCGCATCGCGCGCGAGACCACCGAGCTCTACGGCACGATCGTCGCCGCGGGCATCATCGCCTGGTTCGCCTTCCAGGCCTTCGAGAACATCGGCATGACGCTCGGCATCATGCCGGTCGCGGGCCTCCCGCTGCCCTTCGTGTCGTACGGAGGCACGTCGATGTTCGCGGTCTGGGTGGCCGTCGGACTGCTCCAGTCGATCAAGGTGCAGCGGCCGATGTCCGCGTAGCGCTGCCGGGGGACTGCCCAGTTCCGCCTTTCGCGTCTAAATTCGGTTCATGGCGGAGACGAAGCGCGAGATCGAGCGGAAGTACGACGTCGGGGCGGCTGCCGAACTGCCCGACCTGTCCGGCGTCGCCGGAGTCGCGGACGTCGTCGACAAGGGCGTCGTCGAACTGGACGCCGTCTACTGGGACACCCCCGACCAGCGCCTCGCCGCCGCCTCGATCACCCTGCGCCGCCGCACCGGCGGCGCCGACGCGGGCTGGCACCTCAAGCTCCCGGTGTCGCTCGCCGAGGGCGTACGGGACGAGGTCAGGGCACCGCTCTCGGGCGCCGTGCCGCGCGCCCTGCTCGGCCTGGTGCGCTCCAGGGTGCGCGAGGCCGAACTCGTCCCCGTCGTACGGCTGTTGTCGGCCAGGAACCTGCGCCACCTCGTCGACGCGGACGGCGCCCTGCTCGCCGAGGTCAGCATCGACGGCGTACGGGCCGAACGGCTCACCGGGGGCGGCGGCGCCACCACCGCGTGGTCCGAGGTCGAGGTGGAACTGGCGGACGACGGCGACCCCGCGCTCCTCGACAAGGTCGAGAAGAAACTGAAGAAGGCGGGCGTACGACGCTCCGCCGCCTCCTCGAAGCTCGGCAGGGCGCTGGCGGAGACCGCGCCGAAGAAGCAGCGCGGGCCCGAGAAGGCCCCGCCCGAGGGAGCGGTCAGGCGCGGGAAGAAGGCAGGCAAGGCCGAGGCCGTCGCCGACGCGGTGCGCGGATGCGTCGGCGAGGGGCCGGGGACCGCCGCCGACCACGTCCTGGCCTACCTCGGCGCCCAGCGCGACGCCCTCGTCTCCCTCGACCCGGCCGTCCGCCGCGACCTGCCCGACTCCGTGCACCAGATGCGGGTCGCCACGCGGCGGATGCGCAGCGCCTTCAAGACGTACCGCAAGATCCTCGACCGCACCGTCACCGACCCGGTGGGCGAGGAACTCCAGTGGCTCGCGGGCGAGTTGGGCGTCGACCGCGACCAGGAAGTGCTCACCGAGCGGCTCACCGCCCGCATCGACGCGCTGCCCAGGACGCTCCTCCTCGGGCCTGTGCGCGGCCGCCTCCGCATCTGGACCGTCGCCCGCCGCACCGGATCCCGGCGCAGGACCGTCGCCGTGCTCGACGGCAAGCGGTACCTGGCGCTCCTGGACACCGTCGACGCGCTGCTCGCCGCGCCCCCGCTGCGCGACGCCGCCACCGCCGCGCCTTCCGACGCCCTGCCCAAAGCGCTGCTCAAGGACTACGCGCGCCTCGCGACCCGCGTCGAGCACGCCCTGGAACAGCCGCCGGGCGCGGCGCGCGACCTCGCGATGCACGACGCCCGCAAGGCCGCCAAGCGCGC contains these protein-coding regions:
- the mreC gene encoding rod shape-determining protein MreC, producing the protein MRDTRESRLLLVLLVAIAFALITVDIRGGEDSPVDGARQAAATVFGPVEEGVSSAVDPVGNAIGAVRDSGERHNRIAELERQNAALKAKLGSDDRNRSRVRQLDSMLKKAGAGQYGIKGAEVIGIGAAQGFSWTVTIDAGANDGLKRDMTVLNGEGLVGRVTTVGPDTATVLLANDPDFTVGTRMEKTDELGFATGQGDRPLSVQLLNGKAKVKKGDRFVTFGSQKDKPFVPGVPVGEVVRVDPSGGDLTRNVYVKPYVGFTKLDIVGVVVQAPREDPRDTVLPPKPAKPKPTPTVTVTATPPGKPEGEAADNGNEQ
- the mreD gene encoding rod shape-determining protein MreD translates to MRFNRILLATTLVVVALVIQVTVLARLQLPGAVPDLVLLTVLGLALVYGHVGGALVGFGAGLLCDLAPPADHAAGRYALVLCVIGYLAGLAKPETGRLRSASGPLVVVVGAAIGSTLLYAGVGALVGDTAARHVGLGGLLFTAALYDLLLAPFTVPLIIALARRAENDPLGEGSPANKAADVSAGWLSSGTGLRIGNQRGGLRAKAAKARVARAGRIKGVKRL
- the mrdA gene encoding penicillin-binding protein 2, which translates into the protein MTNIPETGRTPRVQIRLVVIQILVVSLLLTLGGRLWYLQIRNGDEYAKEASGNHVQQVVQPAVRGSILDARGVPIADNQTRLVVSASRTDLMKMKDDGKAVLAKLADVLGMSPKDVGDKVRLCDAKTPQPCWNGSPYQPIPITDEATPKQALQIRERSEDFPGITAEPTAVRRYAAPGKSNTAQVLGYLSPVTDDEINKAKDSASPYLRSDQVGRSGLERTYDKQLRGKAGVTRYEVDNLGRVIGKAKSDKAEPGANVVTSIDARVQAVSEYWLNDAMKKARHEFDKNTGENYKADAGAVVVMENKTGRIVSMASNPAYDPNAWVGGISGKDYAKLTGKKSNYPLLNRAIQGQAAPGSIFKVIPTTAAVNAGYGFNGSYPCPSSYSIGGQTFKNFESKGHGNITLGQALEVSCDTVFYKLSHDQWAKDGGNKPKKDAKDWFYKTAHQFGLGKETGVDLPNEVTGRVPDRQWKKDYWKANKDGWCKQGKKSGDYTERIAYENCLEGMKMRAGDSVNYSIGQGDTLVTPIQMATIYSAIANGGTLYNPTVGKAIISADGKQVQEIAPKSHGKLPMNAALQKDIDGALADVATRGTAAWRFGGWPQDKIPMHAKTGTAEVYGKQTTSWFATYTKDYSIIMTISQGGTGSGASGPAVRKIYDAIYGLDDSGKQDPKKALLPQPQKSLPKIETDGSIDSPKLKPYKPEAPKPPAGQQELAGAPNSWRRD
- the rodA gene encoding rod shape-determining protein RodA codes for the protein MTGSGFSVSGYGPERSSMSRLFARDSMVRRLDWPMLLAALALSGIGAALVYSATRNRTELVGDDPYAFLIKHVINVGIGLALMTATIWLGHRTLRTAVPILYGVSVFLVLLVLTPLGATINGAHAWIVIAGQSLQPSEFCKITIILGMAMLLAARVDAGDREHPDHRTVVQALGLAAVPVMIVMLMPDLGSVMVMAMIVLGVLLASGASNRWVFGLLGAGVAGGVAIWQLGVLDDYQIARFAAFANPALDPAGVGYNTNQARIAIGSGGLTGTGLTHGSQTTGQFVPEQQTDFVFTVAGEELGFVGAGAILLLLGVVLWRACRIARETTELYGTIVAAGIIAWFAFQAFENIGMTLGIMPVAGLPLPFVSYGGTSMFAVWVAVGLLQSIKVQRPMSA
- a CDS encoding CYTH and CHAD domain-containing protein, which codes for MAETKREIERKYDVGAAAELPDLSGVAGVADVVDKGVVELDAVYWDTPDQRLAAASITLRRRTGGADAGWHLKLPVSLAEGVRDEVRAPLSGAVPRALLGLVRSRVREAELVPVVRLLSARNLRHLVDADGALLAEVSIDGVRAERLTGGGGATTAWSEVEVELADDGDPALLDKVEKKLKKAGVRRSAASSKLGRALAETAPKKQRGPEKAPPEGAVRRGKKAGKAEAVADAVRGCVGEGPGTAADHVLAYLGAQRDALVSLDPAVRRDLPDSVHQMRVATRRMRSAFKTYRKILDRTVTDPVGEELQWLAGELGVDRDQEVLTERLTARIDALPRTLLLGPVRGRLRIWTVARRTGSRRRTVAVLDGKRYLALLDTVDALLAAPPLRDAATAAPSDALPKALLKDYARLATRVEHALEQPPGAARDLAMHDARKAAKRARYAGEAATPALGKPAKRFAGRMKSVQTVLGDHQDSVLAREALRTLAIQAHLAGETAFTWGLLYGQEEAAGADREGELPGVWARAAGEKVRAALRDGTSG